The nucleotide window TTGAGTTTAATGAAGCATTCCTTGTAAGTGGAGTGGATTTTCTATTTTGCTGCTTGCTTAATCTAAATATAAATGGCTATTAATGTATTCCTTTTACTTATTTACAGGTTAAATTGGTGCAGCATACATATTCTTGCCTTTTTGGAACATTCCTGTGCAACAGTGCAAAGGAGCGTGAAGAGAAACACACTCAGGAAAGAACCTGTTCTGTTTGGTCCCTACTGAGGCCTGCCAACAAAGCCTTTAAAAATCTCCTATACACCTCACAATCTGAAACTGTATGTTTGTTTACATCAGCTTATGTTGGATGTAGTACAATGGCAATTAATCGTTGACCTTCCAATGCATTTTTATAAATTCTAAGGCAATATTAAATTATTTCATATCATATCAAATAATTCAACTTATTAAAAGAAACAGCTGATAACATTGTACTAAGGTTACAACATGTATACTAGAATGTGTGTCTTTTTGTTCTAGCtttaattatataaacaacatGAAAGCTAAAAATAGATTTTTATGCTTTAGGCTGTCTTCAGGGTTCTGAAATCTGATATTTTAATCAGTCATTCTGATTTTCTAATACATTTTGGGCTAGCAAGCAAAGTATATGTCAGTATATATTATATAATTGTTTGATTCATTTATAAATAATGACAGTAAAAGAATGCCAGAATAAGATGCTTAGCAAAATGTTCTAGAATTTCCACCATGTGGAAAATTCATGGATTGTTCAGTTTCCACTACTATTCAATCTAAAATTAAAACTTAATACACATCTAATTATTCAAGATATGAAATGTTTATTTTCAATAGTTATCTAATTTGTAAAGCTCTGGAAGACTATTTGGTGCAGTTCAGAGAATAACCCGACTGCATTTGAGTACTAGGAAATGAATTATTACCTATATCTTAACTGCACTGACACTTGCCCAAATGTTATAGATTTTATGCTGGGATTAATGCTGATAAAATGCCTTTACATTTCTGATTATCTCCTGTATGTCTGTTATTTCCATTTTAATTCATATTAAGCACAATACCATACTTTTTTGTAAAATGTTTACAATGGTTTTAATGTTTTGCTTACAAGTAAATGTTTTTGTTTGAACATCTAACTAGGTATTGCATCCAGTGTGCCATGTAAGGAATTTAATGCTTTGGAGTGCAGTGTACATACCCAATTCATCTCCCTCTACACCTGCTGATGACCACTATGCCCCTTATCCAGTTCCAAGGTCCATTCCTGAAGAACAGACGTTGGGAAGGTGAGCTTCAGACTAGTACTTCATTAACTATCAATATGATATGTTAGATATTGGACTTGGTGCATATAGATTGATATGATTTTTCTAATAAATAGTTATTTTTGAATTCTATGTTTGATGTAGAAATAGTTGTGTCTGCAATTATGAGCAATTCTGCATTCCCATGAGCAAAAGAATTATTTTTCTGTCAACTGATTATAAATAAGTATCCCCCCACAGATGAGTCAAATAGGCTAAGATAGGAAAGTGGCAAGAACTAATACTGGAATATTTTGAGACTATTTGAATGTTATTGGCAATGTTTACACCAAATAGAAAGCAAGGATTATATTTGCAATTCATACTTTTTTAGAATCTTTCCTCTAAGCAGAATCCATTTCATATTGACTTCATAGCTGTGTAAACCAAGAGATTAGAAGAGGATTAATTTATTGGAACATTTATTAGCACCACTCTTGAGCTGGGACTTTTTTATGTGGAGTTTTTTTTTGTAGAGTAGCTATAATTCAGTATTTTCTCTGTTCCTACTTGTCTATTCAGGTTTTGAGGTAAGCCTACACAAGGAAATAGGATTCTTCTAATTTTAAGTACCCAGTACCAATTCAAATTGCGTTTAGTTTAGTTGAGCACAGTTGTGTGTAGAACTGAGCTCCATTGACTCTGCCCCAtgattttggggggggggcggggggaagtaaCTTCACATGTACAGTGCTTTTTCCATTTCCCTATGCAGACAATGTACTGTTTCTCCTGCTTGTAGATTGTGCTGAACTGATAAAGTGCAAATTAAGTTGAATTGGATTTGTGCCAAAGATGAGAACACATTTCTGATCTAATATGCATTACAATTCCTTTAACCTTTTTGAACACTCTCCCACTTTATTGTGAGCTGTTAGGTTTGCTCATTTATATTGTGCAAATGGAGCTGATGTGGTCTACTGAATGTTAGGAAGAGCAAATAAAGCAGAAGAGATTTCCTGATAATTAGATAAGATTTATCATTGTCCATGTTTCTTATACAAGATAGAATTAATTTGGTACTGAAATCTAAGGAGAAACAGGCCAAATGACCCAGTGTTCATTATCTTCCATTGAATGAATCCGCAGACAAGACCATACCATCTTCCTGCTCTAAAACTGTTGATACCAATGTTAGGTGTAGTATTTGGCTGAGCACCCACAGTTTCTTAAGAAGATTCCAAAGCTTCATAATCTACAGAATATATTTTTCTCATTTTAGTGCTAAATAACTAACCCATTATTGTAATCTATTATGTAGATTTCTGGACTGCTCAATCAGAGGAATGTCTTTTGGAATCAACTCTATGAATCCTCCAAAATTTCATAAAATTTCAAGGGGATCCTCTTTCATTTTTCTAACCTACAGAAAATTAAAATCTAGATTACTTGCTATCCAACTCATTTGACAACCTCTTATACTGGAAGTTAATACAGTGGACATAGCTTATACTGCTTCTAGGGAAAGTAGTATTACACCTTTTGATACAGTAACTATTTACTGTTGGCCTATGAGAATTAAGGTTAACAATATCCTTGCTAATGATTCACTGTGCTTGCTTTTTAACCTTCGGTAATTTCTGTCAAGGTCTTGAAAGTTCCAACTGAAGAAGCACTCACACTTGGTGAAACAGTGGAAATGGAAACTATATTAATTACATAGATGAAGGAAAATATGCTTGTATATCCAAGTCTAAAAGTTACATTATTACATTTGTTTTTGTAGTAAAAGTGCTTTCCAATTTTGTTCCTGTATTAGGCTCACTTTTTTCCCTTCATGAGCAGAAGAAAATTCTTCATCCCATCCTAAAAATCTTATtaacattgacaatatttttAATAAGTATCACTTTTTGAGTTCCGAGTAAGGCTCTATGGAATGAGCTGTGCTTTGTATTTCAGTTTGAGATGAGGACTAGGTTCTATTAATCTCTAGATTAATAAATTCTCCTTTTAAAAATAGAGATtatttacacttgtgcactggaaattacattaaacaatcttgaattgctTGGCCCTTTACACCAGCTTTTAATGATTCCTGTACTTCTCAGTAATGCCTAAATTCTCATCCTCCAGGTTAATATTTTTTCTTGTGCCCAAAGATGTGTCTACAACTTTGTATTATATAGTTTTATTGATGGTCATCTCTATATTTGCTTTCTCTAACTACATGCTGTTTGCAAACTTGGATCTATCATTCTACTTCTACTGTATGTGAAAGTTGAGCCTCCAGAATACATAATTGGAGAATAtcacattgttttgtggatcaaTTAATATTTCATCATTTGTACCTTTGACTTATCAAGTGTTAAATTGAGATTTTCTTCCAGGCAAGAATGCAAAAGATTATAGATGTTTGTATGCAAGATAATTTTTAAATGTAAAATGTGGTCATTTGTATTTCTTGTATTCTGTGTGCTAAACAAATGTGATTTTTAAGGAGCAGGAACTACAAAATTAAATTTAATCTGGTTGGTAAAAGTAGAGTTGATCTGTATTTAGTTGTACACTGTTTCTAGCATCTTTCTTTTTGAAAACAGGTTACCAAAGACTAGATCATTTGACAACCTGACAACTGTTTGTGATAACCCTGGGCCTACAGCAAATAGACGCTCCAGTGATCCAAGCCTAAATGACAAATGGCAGGAGCATCGCAAGTCGTTGGAACTTAATAGTGTCGGATTAGGAGGAATGATGGATGGGAATGGACTGGATGATTCCTACAGCAATGAAGCACTGAAATTGGGAAAGAACCCATTAGAAGCTGAACTTTCTGTTGCTGCTGGTGTTGGGGAAGGTCAAATAGAGAATATTTTACAAGAAGCATCTAAAGAGGATGGTGCGTTGGAGGAACAATCAAAGGATGTGACAACAATAGAACTAAAACAAGAAGTAAATGTATTAAGTAGTGAAAGTGATCTTGATACTGGCTTGAGTAACCATTTGGTAACGGACTCTTCAGAAACTTTAGCAACTAATGAAATGGAAAATGCTGAACCTGATTCTGGGCTTGTTACAAGCTCAGAAGAAGAGACACAGGAGGGTGGCTTGGATTCCGTTAATCATACTCAAGTAGGTGTGAGAGATGTTGCCCCAGATTGCCCATCAAGTAATACAAAACCATGTGTTGCAGCAGAGGACTTTGACCCAGACATTGAACCAGAAAGTCACTTTACTACACCTCAACCTTGCTTATCACACTTAATTGCTCCAGACAAACTGGAGGAGAAAATATCTACTTTGGAAAGTTCTACAGAAACATTAACAGAAGATGGAGCAAAGCAGGATGTGCCACAAACCTACTCTAATAAACTTTATTTAAATACCAGGGCCAATGGTACATTGGTACCTGCTACAGACTCTAATTTTTCTCAGTTTTTGCCTGAAAATCAGGATACAATAGTGAAATCCAGATCAACTGATACAAACAGGACTTCAGTTAAAAGCATTCAGAGTACACAGCCTCCTCCTTGTGCCTTGTCATTCAGTGAATGTAAGGATGGATTTACTCCTAATGGAGAAGTGATCAATGAAAATGCAGTAATTGAGAAAGCAATGGACTTTGGGACTGGTGCTGAAAGAAATATCACAGCTAATGGACTCTGTATAAATGGAGATGAAGTAAGAGGGAAAATGGTGTTAAGTAGGCAGGTTTCTGCAGCAAGTTGTAGTTCTTTGCAGTTTCCATCTGGCCATTTTAGAAACCCTCAGATCAAGTGGTGTCACTACTATTCTGGAAAGCAGCAGCCAATAACGAGTCCAGATCAACCTACACGAAGCCACTTGGATGACGATGGACTGCCCACATACACTGATGTTATACAACAACGACTTCGTCAGATGGAGACAGGTCATCAGCAAGAAGTAGAAACTTTGAAAAAACAGGTACAAGACCTATGGAGCAGGTTGGAATTCCAGCATTTTAGCAATTCTTCACTGCGTTTTAATGGGGAGTTTAGTGACGAAGTGGTAAGTATAGGAAATTGAAGTTTTCATATTCTGATTGTTACTGAAGCTTTTAGCATGcagttattttgcattttattttgaaAGCAAGTGAacacttgcatttgcacagtatgGCTGCTATACTGCTCAAATTATGTGATACCTGTTTAATTTGAAATCTTATATTTTCAGTTACTCACCAATGATTAGTTGGTATTACAAAGAATAGCATGAATCATGCGTAGTTTATGGCCCAATGGAGGCTATTTGATTTTCTATACCAGTTGACAAAATTGCCCAACCTGACTATCTTCTAGCAGCAAGTTCACGGATCCACAGATTGCAGCTCCTTAAGTAGGCATCCAAGTAATTTTTGAAATGTGATGCCTTTGTGTCTGCATTTCAGGCTCTGTCTTCCCTATCCTCAACTTCCTTTGGGTGGAAAAACTATTTTCTCATCTCCCTTCTGATCTTTTAGCCAATTACTTTAAAGTACTCTTTAGATTTTTCTTTTTACCTCACTGCCAAAGGAAATGGGTTTAATCTAAGTCCTTCATAACCTTAATGCAATTAACTGAAGTTTCTCCCATTCTACTCCATAAAGGAATCAGTCTCAGATTACCCAACTTTGAAATCAGAATCTTGAGAACTATGTTCCTCAAGATGTTATATTACAAAATTGCTGTAAAGCATCAGATACAAGCTGTTGGCGAATGAAGCCAAGTTGATTCAAACAAGTATATCAGCTCTTTTATTAGtgagttttattttttttaaggtTACTGATCCCAATTTCAAAATTGTGAATGTTCTGAAATGTAATGTGATAATTGAATACCTTGAAGTTCATTGTTCTGAGCTTGACTTGTCAAATGACAAGAAGCTGGATTTAAGTTGCCATTTCTGGAGAATGGCGGAAGGTTCAACacactaatttttttttgaaaactacAATCTAAAAGAATTCCCAAGCAGAATTAATTTAGCTTCCATGAGAGAtgggagcaaattaggccattcagcccatcgagtctgctctgccattccacaatggctgatcccagatctcgCTCAACCCCATACACGAGCCTTTTCGCCATATCAttggatgccctgactgatcaggaaacgatcaacttccaccttttaaaatacccacagacttggcctccaccacagtctgtggcagaacattccacagattcactactctctggcttaaaaaaaattcctccttacctctgttctaacaggtcacccctcaattttgaggctttgCCGTCTAGCTCTGggcaccccaccataggaagcattctcaccacgtccaccctatctagtcctttcaacattcggtaagtttcaatgagatccccacgcgttcttctaaattccagtgagtacaagcccaaagttgccaaacactcctcatatgttaaccccttcattcttggaatcatccttgtgatcctcctctggattctctccaatgataacatatcttttctgagatgttgtacaaccatctttcagccacaattcagtgatgaccacagcttcatacctgacaatctgtaaaaagtgcaacaagatcatccaccttttttcttgtactccatggattgagatataacactttgagtactgtatttgttacccTTTATGAttctgcactgatactcaccctgctggctgcaattttgtcctatcatttgcctgcccttcctgacagtctgacttcatgctattttttatttttttaaaccatccaccctatcctgagtcccttcgctccggttcccatccccctgctccAGCTTCTCAGCCGCACATttgtagcaatccagaaattactaccctgaagTCCTGcatctcagctttctgcctagctctctaaattctctcttcaggacctcattgcttttccttcctaggTCTTGGAattaatatgtaccaagacatctggctgttctccctcccctccctctctctccctctcccaaaattctgtggacatgatccaagatgtccctggcacctgggagtccCCGTACCATGCGGGAGTCCCATTCATGTCTACAGAATGTCCTGTCTGTTCATCTAACTATTGAGACCCCTATCATTActactcccctctcctccctcattcccttctgcagcacggacccatgctcaatgccagtaacctggtctccatggcattcccctgggaagtCATCCCCcacagtaaagtaaaggcatccgttagtcttgcgagaccatggatctgcgcctggaaagtcttcaccctccagggcgcaggcctgggcaaggttgtatggaagatcagcagttgcccatgctgcaagtctcccctctccacgacaccgatgttgttcaagggaagggcaagaaccgatacagcttagcaccagtgtcatcgcagagcactgtgtggttaagtgccttgctcaaggacacaatgctctgccttggctggggctcgaactcgcgaccttcggctcgctagtccaatgccgtaaccacttggccacgtgccacaacAGTATCAAAAGCAGTATActcattgaggggaatggccacagggcacCTTCCCATTTtgctcctgacagtcacccagctacctgcctcctacaACTTGGCGGTGACTCCGATCAGTGATCTCACTTCTCCAGATCCCTGACactgtcttcaaggagctgcagctgggtgtACTTCATGAAGGTGTAGTTCCCTGGGTGACTCTGGGTCTTGTGGGACACCAAcctctggcatgaagaacacacagctTCATTGGAATGTTACCATTTAAAACAGCCTGAAGTGAGTGTGTGTTCACTTGCTGTGTTTTCAGTTTTGTTAAATCAGTTGCGGTACAgtgtatcttttagaattaatTGACAATGAAAATCTGCAAAATTCCAAATTTTCAAGTATACAGTAATTCAAATATTTTTGGGACTAATGGTAATTTATGGTAGCATTTTGATTGGATGGTGCAATATGTATTATTTTGTTAATTCTGGGTAATTAACAATACTATTTCAGGTgaacgtttttttaaaaaatattgcaaTGGCTGCAATCTCTAGTTATAATTTTGCATACTTTGAAACAAGCTACTGTGAACATTTTTGTGTGCAGTCATTAGAATCAAATGAGTAACTTGTCACTAATGCTAGTTTTGTACTAAATAACTTTGTcaagcaatgacaataaagttattGTTATTGCATGACAAAGTTATATTCTACTGCaagttaaaatttcaaaatagGTAGTTATTCAATTTAGTATTTTTAGAGTCTAAGGGTTGTTGTAGGTAGCTACTGACTCTGGAACTTTAGCAGGTTTTCTCAAAATACGATGACTACCTGTGGTAAAGTGTGCCATTAATTGCACATGTTATGTAAGGAAATGTGTgtcaatattgcaaatatatgaAGATAAAGGCTATTTCATTCCTTTGACATTCAGCTGCTGTGGTCTAAAGGCAATAAATCATGCAAATCAGTGAGTATCGTGCAGAAAGTATTACTTCATTCTGCAGGAGTCCACTGTGCCATATGCTTTGGGGTCATCGAGGCAAAACAAGTGATGATTAAATATTGAGTAATGTTGggattaaacatttttactgaacTTCAAAAACCAAGGCTATGTCCTAATGACCTAACTGTGTAATCCACAGCTTTACTGATACAGCACATAAATGGTGCAGGAGTAGACTAGAGGAAAATGATTGTCATTGTTTGATCAGATAATCAAGTCAAGTGAAGATAAAATCTACAAattaataacaaactaaagtgcattaacattaaatattgtaaggtatggaacagattaaccagtgatatTTCAAATATGATGTGACAGGAAATTCAGAAGCCTGATGccctgtttctcatcctgaccattcttgtttgtATACATTGTAgtttcctgcccgatggtaggaGGTAGAGTATGCTGGATGGGTGGGGGTCCTTAGTATTACTAAGGGCCCtatgtatgcagtgctcctgctAAATGACTGAGGAGCAGGaggaaaagcaaggaagtaatttGTGAAGTCCCGTCTTGGCTAGACTTTGGCACAATTCTATAACGCCTGTAGATCTAACCTTAATTCTCCATTCACCAAAAATATCATCTCGCCACTTGTGAACATCCCTTGATGTCTGTACTGAGTGGTTGCTTTTGTTAGTGATCAGTGTTGCCATTGGAGCTGCAGTATGATGGTGGAAGATGCTGATCTGCTTGTGCTGTAATGAAAGCTCTGATAGGTAACTAAGAGCTAATGGAGAGTTGATGCTGGATGTCGTGCTGTCTGATATTGCATGTAGGCTTTCTGGTAGTCCTGCTGTACATCATTGTGCATATCAGTCAGAAATTAAAACAAGTGTTGAAATTGgaaataaaattcaagaaatactTAGCGGATGCGCAgcagcagtggaaagagaaatgatCAACATTTGAGGTCAGTGACCTttcatcattttttttctttctttagctGTTGCTTGACCTCTTTCCAGTAgtttcataagcacaagagatgctGAAAGTCTTGGGCAACGcccagtgctggaggaactcggcaagtcagacagcatctatggaggggaataaacagtcaacgtttcaggccaagacctttcatctggactggaaaggaagggggcagaagccagaatcagGTGGTGGAAGGAGGGGAAGGCAGTACAAGTTGGTGGGGGAAGATCAGTGGGCCCGGGGGAGGTGGGATAAAGGGAAAAGCTGGGAGGGGCTAAGTGGAAGAGGAAAACTTAAGAAGGAATCTAACAGGTGAGGACTGTtaactatggaagaaagggaaggtgaggaaatccagacaggtgatgagcaggtgagatgGGAGGGGAATAAATTGCTAGAAGTTGAAGAAAT belongs to Mobula hypostoma chromosome 27, sMobHyp1.1, whole genome shotgun sequence and includes:
- the mtmr3 gene encoding myotubularin-related protein 3 isoform X5 translates to MDEDGQHSLECIQANQIFPRKKLIREEENLQVPFPELHGESTEYIGRAEDAVIALSNYRLHIKFKESLVNVPLQLIESVECREMFQLHLTCKDCKVIRCQFSTFEQCQEWVKRLNNAIRPPTKIEDLFAFAYHAWCMDVYASEKEQHGDLCRPGEHVVSRFKNEVERMCFDMKNAWRITNINDKYKLCASYPQQLLVPAWLTDKELESVGNFRSWKRIPSVVYRHQGNGAVIARCGQPEVSWWGWRNADDEHLIQSVAKACAMDSNSLKHVNGIYMRDCPNGSDLSDGEFDSSMTNTTGVENICNPPHKLLILDARSYAAAVANRAKGGGCECPEYYPNCEVVFMGMANIHSIRKSFQSLRFLCTQMPDPGNSWLSALEGTKWLQHLSMLLKAAVLVINAVDRDQRPVLVHCSDGWDRTPQIVALSKLLLDPYYRTIEGFQVLVETEWLDFGHKFADRCGHGENSDDFNERCPVFLQWLDCVHQLQRQFPCSFEFNEAFLVKLVQHTYSCLFGTFLCNSAKEREEKHTQERTCSVWSLLRPANKAFKNLLYTSQSETVLHPVCHVRNLMLWSAVYIPNSSPSTPADDHYAPYPVPRSIPEEQTLGRLPKTRSFDNLTTVCDNPGPTANRRSSDPSLNDKWQEHRKSLELNSVGLGGMMDGNGLDDSYSNEALKLGKNPLEAELSVAAGVGEGQIENILQEASKEDGALEEQSKDVTTIELKQEVNVLSSESDLDTGLSNHLVTDSSETLATNEMENAEPDSGLVTSSEEETQEGGLDSVNHTQVGVRDVAPDCPSSNTKPCVAAEDFDPDIEPESHFTTPQPCLSHLIAPDKLEEKISTLESSTETLTEDGAKQDVPQTYSNKLYLNTRANGTLVPATDSNFSQFLPENQDTIVKSRSTDTNRTSVKSIQSTQPPPCALSFSECKDGFTPNGEVINENAVIEKAMDFGTGAERNITANGLCINGDEVRGKMVLSRQVSAASCSSLQFPSGHFRNPQIKWCHYYSGKQQPITSPDQPTRSHLDDDGLPTYTDVIQQRLRQMETGHQQEVETLKKQVQDLWSRLEFQHFSNSSLRFNGEFSDEVTSIPDSESNVDHNCLSRCSTEIFSETSWEQVDKQDAEVTRWYPDHLASQCYGCESRFWLASRRHHCSARRTVIVLDPVKHKKPHKR